Within the Chiloscyllium punctatum isolate Juve2018m chromosome 37, sChiPun1.3, whole genome shotgun sequence genome, the region GTTGTCAACTGGAAATCGGGAGGAAGCCAGTGGATGTTAGGGAGCAGCTGCTGTAGCCAGGAACTGAATGAACTGACTGTGTGTGATGCGCTGTGATGGAATTTTCAGGAAAGACTCCACTGCCTAGGGCCCGGAACTTTAAACTTGTGTATTTAGAGCCAAATTCCAAGACCTGGTAAAAAgaggttttgttttatttttaatagtTAAAACTTATCCTGTTTGGGCCTGTATTTTCTTCTATTTTAACCTGATATTTCCACGTTCAGGCCACTGGATACAATAGCTGTCAAACTTCAAACAATATTACAGTTGTGGCTCAGTCTGTAAGACAGGCATTGTTCCCTCCATTACAGAATTAGATCGAAGTTGGAAATGATGGAAAAGGAAGAGGATGTCAGCACAACATCTCTCCAGCAATTTTAACTAATGATTTGCATGGTTTTCACTGGTTGAGCATGGCTTAAATCACCCCTTAAAAATTATCGGATATGATGGGCAGGAATCAGGATGATACATGGGTATCAGGATGAATTACAGGCTGGGAACCAAGAAAATACCAAGGTTAGTACCCAGAAGGCAATTTTGGAGGAGGCAGCCAATAACGTAACTCCATCCAATTAAAATGACAGCTTGCTCCCAAGGGTAGAGAACCAATGGGAGGCTGTCCAGCACTGGAGAATTAGGTAAGCACTGCTGATGTAGTTGGAGGGCTGACTAAGGTGTTTCAAAATGGAGGCATTGTCGATAGACCTTTCAATGTTTAGAAATAAATTGGAGCCACAGCAATTATACCAGAATGCTGTGACATGTCGTTATGGCTGCGgagaaaggaggggggggggggtaacagtGGAGATATAAAGGAAGCATCACTGGTAACCCCTCAGCCAACTTTCAGGAGGCACCTCTATCCATTGCCTAGGCATCAGTCTCAAGGAGGGGCCTGTCCGTCATCTAGAAAAATCCAGATGGTGGGTGACAATTCCCTCAATTGGACTTTCATTGGACTAATTGACAACCTGCCACTGCTATTTGTAGTAATATCATCCACTGATTGCAGATTGAAGACGAGAACCGACAGTGTTGTGCCTTTGCCAGCTTGTTTCTGACAAACATGGGTGTTGCTTTGTCCAAGCACACAATCTGAGACAAGTTTATTGCAAATCCGTTGTCACATTGTAGACGAAAGATGAATGAAAAATAATTGAACAATCTTTACAACTAAAACAAAAGAAAGATCTTAGAAAGAAAGCTGGTCGTTTAAAACTGGATTTGTGATCTTCAGCCAAACTGATCTTTCACCAAGGAGAGAAATAAAGTGACTGACTTTATTTCCAGAGAAGCCTCCAATGTCCAGGTTGGCATGGAAACCATACAACTATTTTCAAAACTCTGGCTATAGCAGAGAACTGTTGGTATTGATGATAGTCAATTACCTGTTTACTGTTAAGGAGCCCATAAAATATTGCCTATGGAGAAATGTATtgctgttcagtgttgttcattTATTTAAAATCTATAAGTCATCTTGCTGTAAGTTCATGTATTTTGTGATCTTAGGCATTATGTGGAATATCAGAAATGATTTCTTGTCTTGTAGCCTGTGTTTTTATTTGAGAGGCTCAGTTGGTTCATACAAAGGAAATGGTACTGGATCTCTGTCAAAACAACAGGAACTGTGATAGCTCACAGTGCAATAAGTTTCATTGTGTCATCACCTTGTCAAGAAGCAAACAGGTTTAAACGTGCTCCTCATGCTCTTCTCATGGAAGATATTCATTCAGTTCAAGGCACCCTGTTACACCTGAAATCTGAGAAAGCACTCTGGATAAGTTAGAAACCATAATTGGAGATTAATCAAGCACACACAAATGATAAACCTTTGTCCACCATTTAAATGGTCAGGTTAGCTATTTGAAATAATGTAGTGAAATACCTTGGAAACACATTAAAACTTCTCCCACAGCTATTGTCAACTTATATTTTCTAAGCTGATATTTCTGCTTTTCTGTTGTTGGATATTGGTATTATGTTGGAAGTGCTAATTCATCATTGAATCAAGTCATTGTATCTTTTAACTATTTATTATTTTATCTAGGTCTATCCGCAGCAGCATCACTACTATCCCTTGCTTGGATGATTGCTTCCTACCAGAAGGTACTGCGTGACTCCAGAGATGACAAAATGCCTATGTCCTACAAGGCTGCTATCACACAGATTCTTTGGCACCTCTTCACCATTGCTGCTCGAGTAATTGCGTTTTCCTTGTTTGCCTCCGTTTTCCAATTATATTTTGGAATCTTTATTGTCAGTCACTGGTGCATCATGACCTTCTGGATCATTCATGGGGAAACAGACTTCTGTATGTCCAAGTGGGAGGAGATCATTTATAATATGGTTGTTGGAATTATCTACATTTTTTGTTGGTTTAATGTAAAGGAAGGGAGAACTCGGTGTCGAATGCTCATCTACTACTTCATTACATTTTGTGAAAATGCTGCCTTGACTGTGCTGTGGTACTTGTACAGAGATTCCCGTACAACAGACTTTGAAGCCTTAATAATAGTTTGTGTAGTGTTCAGTAGTTTTGCTCTTGGAATATTCTTCATGTTTATATATTATGGTGCTTTGCACCCAAATGGACCAATGTTTGGGTCTCAAGGAGGGTGCATTGATGGTGGAGACCAAGACACTGCTACACATATACCTGCACAGGTTATAACAGTTCCTCCCCGAGCAATGACCCAGTGTCGGACTACAGTTGGCGAACAAGCGCCAGCTGATCGAGACAGTTGCATTCCTGTTTTCCAGGTAAGGCCCAGTGTGCCCCCAACACCAGTGTCACGCACACTGCGAACAGAAGGGCCTGTTATCAGGATTGACTTGCCCAGAAAACGGTATCCTGCTTGGGATGCGCACTTTATTGACAGGCGGCTGCGTAAAACCATCCTGGCCTTGGAATACACCTCACCTGCCACTCCACGTCTCCAGTACAGAAATCTTAGCTTCACACATGAAGTACTGGAATATGAAACTACCGTGTAGTCGCATACAAGCAGAGCTAGGTGCATGGAATAAGTTTACCCTTCCAAAAGGGTTCAAGCCAATGTAGATTGATGGTGCAGTGCAGGGGTCACCCAACACTGATCTTGCTGCATCATTATAGTGTGCAGGAGGCCTGTATCCACAAATGTGTCTTCAAAGGAGTTGTAAAAAGGTATTGATGCAACATTCCAACTCTGGTCGAGTGGGAtggtcagtttttttttgttcttgccTTTTATAGTAAATGGTCTAATGGTTAtcaaaaagaagtgaaaatggatGTGCTGAAGATGGCATCACTTGATCATGAACGGCTGCACGCTGGTAACTGAATGCTATCTTGAGTTTATAAGTGGAAGTCCCAAACTTCTGTTTGTTGTCTGATTATTTGCAAAAAAAGAAGTATCATGGTTTGCATGTTATGGTTGAAGAATCATGTCCAAATTTTACTGCAGCTTATTCTCCTTAACTGAAAGTTTTCTTTTTAACCTTTAACAAACTATTTGCCAAGCAGTGACCaaatgtgaaattaataacagtACAACTATGATACTATGTAGACGTTGGACAGCAGATGTTGTCTGAGCTTTCAATATCCATGTACCCCGTATGTATAATTTTGTTGGAAGCAGAATAGAACATTGACTTTAGTTTGAAGGTATGATGGTTCTGACAATGGAAGAATGTTATGCACTCTATTGAAAGAACTATTAAAAATAGCATAGACCATTACAGTAACTGGTTATGTATTGTGACAGACATTGAAATGTAATTTCAATGCAAGAAATGTAAAGCTGCAATATAGAATAGCAAGATATCATGACATTTTTAAGCATTTAGCAAAACATTTGACATTGTTTTTTATTCCAAATGTAGATAACACATGTCTTGTGTCACTTTTAATATTTTATTTAAAATTGTGCAAATACTACAGAGCAAATTCTCAGGAAATATGACTTCAAATCATGTTTAAAATATAGTGAATTCTGAAATTTTTGTGTTGGAGTCCCTGAATAAATTTTATTTTGCAATACTCACAAATTGTTATGAGCTGTATGCGGTACAATATTTTTATAGATGCATTCTGTTGAAATGTCAGATTTACTTTCTATATTATACTGCAGCTTTAAGCAGTGAATGGGTGAGCATCCCTGTAAAGTTACATTAATCAAAACAACCAGCCTGTCTTTTTGGGAATACTTGTGTCTGAATCAGAAAGTCCACTCCAGTAATGGGTTGTCAACCTCTAAGTCTAACCCATGCTGTTTGTACATCAGTTTACCAAACTACTTGGTCCTTGCATTCAAAGATGTGGCAAGGAAAAGACAGGCAGGGTTTGTTACTGCTACATCATATTGTGTTCTCTAATAAGGTGCATATCTACATGAGATGGTACAATGATTGGAGTCAGAATACTGTGCCAAATCGGAAGAGTGTTGCCTTTCACCTGTCTGCTAAGTAATTACATGAAATTAAATATTTCCATGATATTGCTGAAGCAGACACAAGGTATATGTCCAGTCTGATTGCAAGGCAGTGAAACGGGTGCTAATTCACAGCTGTGGTGTATGAAGATTGAAGAATGAATGCTTTTTAGGAATAAACACATTTTACCAAGGGCTTTTTGTTCCATATGGAGGTTTAAATCAAGCACCAGTGCTGCCTGTAGTGTAGATATTCAGTGTCACTTAATGTTGTCTAAATATGAAAAGGCTAAGGTCGTAAACTATAGTGTATAGCTTGCAGTGCTTTACTGTTAAGATTCAGGAAAGAAGCTTTTAAACTTAGTTTGACAATATTCAAGTTGTTTCAGAATTATAAGGACTCCATCAGTATGAAATAAACCTCATTTTCTTCTCTCATGCAAATCCCTCTAACTGATAGACAACTtgcatttactttgaaattagtTTATCAAAAGAATTAAAGAACAAAACCACTTTACTGTTGCCATATATTACATTTTTCACAATTAATTTTGGAAACTCTACCTGTGTAGAAATATGCAACTTTGCAGTGAAGAAAATGACACAAATCAGCTTAGTAATTAAATCCATTCATGTCCTTAGAATTTGCCTCTCAGGAGCATTTTAAAAACTGACATTTAATTCTATATTTAAGCTGTGGTACTAACATAAAAGTTTTATAGCAGCACTGATTCATGGGAAATTAGATGTGGCATAGATATAAAGTAGGTTATCAACTGTACTGTTGTAACTCTGCTGAGAGCCAACAGGATGTAACCGGGCCAATGAAGTAACACTGGTGCTTACCTTGAGATTTGTGCAATTAATTCACAAAAAAGCTTTGAAATGGAATGGAATAATCCTGCAATATATCATTAATGAACACTTTCTAATGGCACACGCGATAATCATGCTGATCAATGGTAGAAAAGTGAAGTCTTGTTACTCTTAAAAGTAGAATGATTAGAAAAAGATTTGAAACTCATAATGTAAAAGAAAGCAATAGGCAAACTGATATACTAATTAAAGATTAAACAGCAAAATGTCAAGAAAAACACTTCTGATTTTTAGCCACAAGGAGAAATCACTGGAATAGGTGAAATACATGTGAAATTTATTGAAGAATTTCAATTAAGCTTTAATTTTTTGTAAAACACATAAGGGTAAAACTATGGGTATATGTTCAAGATACCAATTATTAAAACATTTTTGTTCAATGTTTCTTTGTTAAACTATAATGAGTGAGGTTATGATTAGGGGCACTGACAATAATGATACCTGTTGCCACAATTGCTGTATCTTAAAATGTTTGTATAACTATATCCCTAATTTGAAGCCTTACATTTACACACCACTATGAACCAGACTGTTGTTTATTGCCTGATGCAAAAACTAGTGAGAAGACGTTAACCAGTGCCTGCTTAGGGTCCTCATACAGTCTAATTAGTAAGGGCACTGCCCAGTGTAGCACTGATCGCCAGTTGTGATTACTggtctgtttttgttttcatgGGCCTCATCTGATGTGAATGTAGGAGGGCTACATTTCACTTTAGTAACATCATGCTAGGCAATAGGGAAAATACTCCCAAAGTTGTCACTCAGTTAGCTATAAATGACTTATGCTGGAAAATGCATTGTTTTGATGCCAGCTAAAGACAAGATTTGACTCATTCTGTTGTCCCCATTAATCAAGTAACTAATCAAGCTACTATTTTGATTCATACTTGCAGTGTGCAACAGGTTGAACTGACCGTGTACGTTGATGCCTGTGGAAGCAcaatccagcaatttctgtgctaTCCAACAGTTTGGGGAGAACATTTGAGCAGAGAGAGTAATGGTGCCTGGGCACCGAAAGGAATGAGATTGATATTTTAGGTAGAACTGGCTAATTGATAATGATTGCAAGTGTCAGCTTACACTATTAGTAGCTTTTATTTGCAATGTTACTAATTAAGTATATTATTCAAACTGCTGTATGTGAATACTACAGCAAGGCACTATAATTGCGGGAGCCAATAGCCAATTTATTGCAAGTGCTAACATAAATTTAGTCTTTATACAGATCAAGTGTGCTAAAATAATATACATAGGGGACAGTGAATCCAATTGGGAATGCTGATCAGCTAATGACACCAAATTGTGGAGTGAACAAAATGGCATTAAACAGATACAGATACATGTTAGAGCTTTTTGGGAGATGTACTAATCACAGTGAAACTTCAATAGGGAAAGCAGATATAATATTGCATTGTTCAAACAGTGTGTTGATCAATTGTAACCATGTTATAAAATGCATCTTTGTGTGGGGATAACacatgcaattattagaaatCTATTTATTATGGGCATTAAAATTTTTTCACACCTTGGAAAGCCAATATAAAGGGACTAATAATAGAACACAGGTTTGATGTCTTCTGCTAATAAATGAAGCTGACTTCAGTAAGGGAACAGATTATAAACCATCTCCAAAGAAAGTCTATGTGGTGGCTATAATATATTTGTAACTGCATGAATGCAAAACTCAATGAGATTTATCAAAATTCTTTTAACTCTATTGCAATGTCATTGCTGTATGAgattattagttttaaaacaattTTAAGTTTGATCAATGGCATTAGCTTCAGAGTCAATGAGATTAACAAAGACTGTAGTGGAAAATACAATGATTATTTATAAAATTATTTACAATTATAACTATACAAAATGTGCCATCTGAATGCTCATATCTTGTTCCATGACCTGATCGgctgtttttatttttattggaaTATCTACCTCAGATGTTTGTCACAAAATTTTCCCATGTTTCTGTTGTCCCTAAACCAAAAGAGAGAATTAATAATTATTGTACCATAATGTAGGGAAGCAGAGTAAAAACTATTTCCTGGATTGTACATTCATTTTTCTTTGTGCTATTTTGGGGTGATATTTGAGAAACTAATTCCGTGTTATGTTTACCAAACCAAGTAAAACAATGCTTCAGTTTGAGAAAGATGAAGTAAATGTGCCCATGCTATGACTCATCTTTTGACATTGCTGTCACCTACCTTCTCACCTCAGCAATGGCGCTTTGTGCACTTTGGTTATTCCATTTTAATAATTTTGAATCATCTCTGTTGTCTGTAATTGAAACAAAAGCAATTTTGTTAACTGACCCTATTTTATGTTGCTACATGTTTTGTCAACACAAACAATGTAACTTAACATTAAATACAAAAATGCAGAGTATATCCAGAGAAGAACTACACCAACTTTGCCTATTTCATTTTGAGAGAGCTTACGGCTTTTGTGAGCATCAGTGAAAATGGAAATTTTATAAGTATGGTATAGTTTGCAAGAACATAAGGTAACTATGTTTGAGGAAGATAATCTAGCCCATATTAATTTATCCACTTGGAAGAACCATGTAGCCCTTTCATCCAAGCTTTCCTCTATCTTGAGTATTTGGTTGTTTTATTAATGCAGTCAGAGTTTTCAATTCCCCAACTCTATTTAAAGTACTGATTGCTGACTCTGAGAAGAACAGTCTCTAATCAGTCATAAAGTTGTATTTTTCTTAGTTTGAATCTCTCATTACCAGAAGATATGTGACAGTGATACACAACAACTCTCCTGTTCTTTTCCTTTCTGGAAATGATAAATTGTTCCAATTTCTCTGATAGCCATGATAGGAATGGCAGCTTGTCATATGGACAGTTGTTTTGTGGTACAGCATGTTTGCTGCCAAAAGGTGTCTGAGGCATGAAGTATTTAAAAATTTAAAGCATAAATTGTGAAAATATTATTTTAAATCAATAATCAGTCTCTAAACATCTTTTTGCGTAAATAATTCAGTCAAATATGAGAAAAAATACTcaattttgatttatttttcctCGAGTCCTGAATATATAAAGCTCTAAATGAACCGATAGCATAATAAGATCAAAATACCAAACACAAGTGAATAAACAGTGATAATTTGAAGTGTATTTTAATTCTTAATATTTAATGAGAGTGACTCAGCTAAACCTCATACCCTTAAATAGTGCATCACAGCACTTAGTACAAGTACACAGGCTCTAAATTCACTCTTTTGTGTTCTGATTTGAATTTCATTATAAAAAAAAACCCTAAATGATTAGACTCAAGGGCTTGTACCAGAAAAATTAAATTGTCTTTAATTGACTTCTGTTAATGATGGCCAAAAGCAATTTTTAAATATATTAATTGGAGTTCAATTTTAGTCTGATTGTACTCCAACACCTGCATTTGCCACAgtggcagtgagtggggaggatgCTAGTAATAATGATGACAGGATATAAAAGTACTCAATTCATCATTCCTCTCACTTTTCATTACCTGCTTTGTTCCTCAGTGGTTGTTCTTTAGCATCAGCAGCACCATGACATTGAATCTCTCTGACAATGGCAGAGAGTAATTTATGGTTGCAGAAGGGTGAAGCAATACGGCTCCAATAAAAAGAGCACATTCATAACTAAAATTTGCAGGCATTTTAGGATCAGTATATGCCTATATTGCTCGATACTATTTATTTTCTGTTTATTTTGCATCTTGATTAATGAAGTTGCCATCTGAAATGGGGTTTATTCCCAATTCAACCTTGGGGTTTGGAAATAGTAACCTTGTAAATCATAACTAATTTAAGTTGAAATTAAGGTATCTACTGGTTACGCATTGTCCCATTGTCTTAACATTAGGAAAGTTATCTATGAATGAAAATATGAATGAAAATCTTTTGAGGTACAGCATACTGAATATTGATAACTTATGACAACACAGGCTACCAATGTATTATATCACCCTTTTCCAAAATGTTGAACATATTCTATGTTTGGCTTCACTAATCATATTTGACTCATGATAAGCTTTCCAGACAAACTTTTAATTGTTCATGAAAAAAAATAACGTTTATCACCCTAATAGAACAATTTTATAGAATACTTTCTGGATTTTAATACAAGTTATGACTTAGACTATGCAATTCTTTTTACTCCAGAAGAAGTTTTTAGAAGTAGACAACCTGTAGGATGTGAACAAATATCAAAACTTTTGTAATCTTACATTTCTGAAAATGAATATAGTTGAATTTTAACAAATTTATCATATCAAACACCTCTTTTACAGATTGTAAACTGGGTATAGAAAAAAGCCTTTCCACTATCAGTAAGCCTATTTTAAAACTTTGCCAGAGAATGTTATACTGGCATTGAGATAATATAATTCCATTTCTGCAACCACCTAATTTTTGATACTAATTATCATGTAACTATTATCATGAAAATAGAAATAATTAAGATCGATTCTAAACATGATACACATTTCATGCAGTCTGATTGCATTGATGCTAATTTACAATACAACAGTTCCCTCAGATTCTACAATGCGTCATTCTGGAATCTACTCTATCCTACCAGGTACTTATTTTATTTGAATGGATTTTTTTTGCTTGGAGTATGCAGTGATTAAATCTGGTATAGTTTGAAGTGTATTATGCAAACAGTCTCCCATTTTATTATATAAATGCCTCCAATTTGCAACTGCAGCAATTATCCAACAAAGCTGGGTATTGGCACCTCATAATGCACTTTATAATTTGCAGAGACTGCTTTCATTGAAGTGACATGTAAAAATCTCTACATTCTACAATTCTAAATCATTCATTAATCACGTTAATAATGCATGATGCCACCAAGGGGTGGGTGATATAATATATTGGAAGCAAATATTGCCATTTTCCATATTACAGTATCAGTACTGCTGTATTCAATGTATGATAGTTACATgggtaccaaatgcctttttctcCAATGTGTAGAAAATATTAAAATACTTACTAAGAACCTTTTAAGCTGTATGTGCTTTTTATCTTAGTACCATAAAGAAGTCACATGCTTTATGAAAACAGTGAACGTTCATCCCATCCCCATATATATAAATAATTAGCAGTACTGGTTTTATCCATACTGCTTCCTATATGTACTGTATATGAAAGACTGTATGTATAATTGAGGATGTAATCAATATCTTTTTTGGGTGTTGGCAGTTTGATTGGCTGCTACATAACAGCTAGTGATGATTGTGTATACTGCTTTATTTAGTGGAAATAAGCTGTGGGGTAAAATGTCTCCTCCTTGTGTTCCTGTAATCAGTTTTGTACTATGTGGCTCAATGTTGTTTAGCACACATGACTGACTGCTTGTTCACCTAAATGATTTGAAACTGTACATTCAACAGGTAGCTTAGCTGAAAAATGATTGTTAAAGTCATTATGATGTTGCTTGGTTTCAAATGTCATGTGTGCTAAAACAAAGGTTATTATATGACAGCTGCTGAATTTTTACCAACTTTCTACCACTCCTACTGTTTTCTCAGCTGACAAATAATAGCTTTTTTTTATTAATAAAAAAAGAGGATGGAATGAAATGTTTCATGATGTACATAGTTATATGGTGCCACCTTGTAATATTTTTTCTTTCTGAATAATTCCGAAAAGTAATTGGGCCTGAAACTTTGTATATCACAATCTTTTGTACATTTTTATTTTGCTGCAACACTAAAAACAAAATCATTAAAATAAATTATGCCATAACCACTTTTGCTTGATAAGATTGAATTGTCTAACTCAACACAAAAGAATTTGGCAAAAAAAAGACATAACTATCTTTTATCAACATCTTTCTATCAGTTTATGTGCAAGGATTTTTGCACATCTGAAGCCTAAATAATGGATAAAGGAGTTCATAAATCTTAGATGACTATTATGCTTTGGGTGGCTCCAGCCAATCAAATGTATACTCTTTGTGTGTAGTTATTGCATCACAGTGAAAGCTGACAATGCTGACACATTTTTGTATCTGGGATAGCATCATGTTTTGTACATGCAAGCTAATATTGGTCACTCATTTACTCTCATTTGCATTCACTCAAGATCTTTTATTAATCTTGAAACAATAAGCATGAAAATGACAGCTTTCCCAGCTTTTTATTATCTTAGATGAAAGATCAAAAGCAAAACTAGCCCTTCATTGCATATCAACTGTCATGCTCAACAAGATTATACCTTGTTTCAGATTGTAAAATAAACATGTGATTGGAGAGGATAATTTCCCTCTGCTCCTCCCTCCTCAAATTCTGGACTGAACTTGTTTAAATACATTTAAATTAGGATCTTTTAATGTCAGCAGAGAGAGAATTTCATCAAAACGTTTCTCTAAGCAAAATCCAAACCGAGTTTCAGGATGTAATAGAACTATATTCAAGTGGATTGCATACTAATTCTTTTTCAGTTATGCTTTCTGCAAAATTATGTTCATGTTTAATACAACATAAATTAAACTTTTATGATTTTTTTCATGATTTGTTGTTGCTGGCTATTTTTGACAAAAAGATTAGTTTGAAATTTGTGATTTTTATCAATTTTTTAAATACATTCTGTTGAAGTTGAATAAATTAACATTATATTGCCTACCATAATCAATTAATAGTAAATTCCTTAACAGCTTTAGTTGTATCCAGCATACTGCCTCCTAActtattgattttattttttaCTCCCAGCCTTTCTATAATTTAACTTTTTAAACATTATCATCGTGTTTTTCACATATAATGGCTATAGTTTAATGCCTAGCGTTTCCACATTGAAGATTTGAGACTATGGAGGGCAAATAAGAGAGCAGAATTAGACAAGTGACTCAATTGGTTAACAGCCAAAGTTAGAATCAAATTGCAGCTATCATGATGTAACATCTCAATGACTTTTAGAAACTGATGAAACATTTGGAACCCAATTGTTAGAAGTTTCATACTAACTATAGTTCAACTAAAGAATTGAAATGCAACTACAAGGGAAAGGATTTGCATTTAGATAGTACTGTTCATGTTCTAAAGATGTCCAAAGTGCTTTACAATCAATTAATTGCTTTGGAAGTGCGGttactgttacaacacaggaaaCAGTAGTAACTAATATACACAGAACAAGATCCAATGAACAACAATGAAATACATGAGGAGATATTACGCATTATTAAAATTCTTTGAGGGAAATATATTGGTCAGAACACTGGGAGCACTAGATAATTCTTCAAGTAGTCTGATTTCATCTCTTACATCCACTTGAAGAAGCAGACAGAATCTCAGATTAATCTCTGCTTTGAAG harbors:
- the xkr7b gene encoding XK-related protein 7, encoding MAAKSDGMGGTASVSLQNLGQRPAESECGERGLSSSSAGPLAPAAAAASSSSSHCCEPGSGCCHSSCVNSVPRQREEYSLADCCWILGALLVFFSDGATDVWLAVDYYFQGDYWWFGLTLMFVVVPSLVVQVLSFRWFVYDYTNSSGGSSARARAAAAAAAGGGTGPDEAADHFSTKESEAGQRRATRTSTCCRLCMWFLQSLIHILQLGQVWRYLRAMYLGIQSRWHKEHERRHFYWRMMFESADVNMLRLLETFLKSAPQLVLQLSIMVQRSHIGTLQGLSAAASLLSLAWMIASYQKVLRDSRDDKMPMSYKAAITQILWHLFTIAARVIAFSLFASVFQLYFGIFIVSHWCIMTFWIIHGETDFCMSKWEEIIYNMVVGIIYIFCWFNVKEGRTRCRMLIYYFITFCENAALTVLWYLYRDSRTTDFEALIIVCVVFSSFALGIFFMFIYYGALHPNGPMFGSQGGCIDGGDQDTATHIPAQVITVPPRAMTQCRTTVGEQAPADRDSCIPVFQVRPSVPPTPVSRTLRTEGPVIRIDLPRKRYPAWDAHFIDRRLRKTILALEYTSPATPRLQYRNLSFTHEVLEYETTV